In Kitasatospora sp. NA04385, a single genomic region encodes these proteins:
- a CDS encoding glycosyltransferase family 2 protein produces MNTKAAEELPAVSVIMPVLNEERHLRTAVRRILEQEYGGELEVVIALGPSSDRTDEIAAALTAEDPRVRTVPNPTGRTPAGLNAAIRASRHPVVVRVDGHGLLTPGYVATAVRLLDEMEAANVGGIMHAEGENDWEHAVAAAMTSRIGVGNAAFHTGGLAGPADTVYLGVFRREVLERQGGYNEEFVRAQDWELNYRIRQAGGLVWFTPQLKVTYRPRPNVRALAKQYKDYGRWRRVVTRYHRGSVNLRYLAPPAALLGVLAGLLLGALVHPAFLVLPVGYLLAIVLGSLRSPGLSAKSRLLLPVALGTMHMSWGFGFLTSPRRLARRVIASTPPAPIDPKPTTAA; encoded by the coding sequence ATGAACACCAAGGCTGCTGAGGAGCTGCCGGCGGTCTCCGTGATCATGCCGGTGCTCAACGAGGAACGTCACCTGCGCACCGCCGTCCGCCGCATCCTGGAGCAGGAGTACGGCGGCGAGTTGGAGGTGGTGATCGCGCTGGGGCCGTCCTCCGACCGGACCGACGAGATCGCCGCCGCGCTCACCGCCGAGGACCCGCGGGTGCGCACCGTCCCCAACCCGACCGGCCGCACCCCGGCGGGCCTGAACGCGGCCATCCGGGCCAGCCGCCACCCCGTGGTGGTCCGGGTCGACGGCCACGGCCTGCTGACCCCCGGCTACGTCGCCACCGCGGTCCGCCTGCTCGACGAGATGGAGGCCGCCAACGTCGGCGGCATCATGCACGCCGAGGGCGAGAACGACTGGGAGCACGCCGTCGCCGCCGCGATGACCTCCCGGATCGGCGTCGGCAACGCGGCCTTCCACACCGGCGGCCTGGCCGGCCCGGCCGACACCGTCTACCTCGGGGTGTTCCGCCGCGAGGTGCTGGAGCGGCAGGGCGGCTACAACGAGGAGTTCGTCCGCGCCCAGGACTGGGAGCTCAACTACCGCATCCGCCAGGCCGGCGGACTGGTCTGGTTCACCCCCCAGCTCAAGGTCACCTACCGGCCCCGGCCGAACGTGCGCGCCCTGGCCAAGCAGTACAAGGACTACGGCCGCTGGCGCCGGGTGGTCACCCGCTACCACCGCGGCTCGGTCAACCTGCGCTACCTGGCCCCGCCGGCCGCCCTGCTCGGCGTGCTGGCCGGCCTGCTGCTCGGCGCCCTGGTGCACCCGGCGTTCCTCGTCCTGCCGGTCGGCTACCTGCTGGCGATCGTCCTCGGCAGCCTGCGGAGCCCCGGCCTGTCCGCGAAGTCGCGGCTGCTGCTCCCGGTGGCCCTCGGCACCATGCACATGAGCTGGGGCTTCGGCTTCCTCACCTCGCCGCGCAGGCTGGCCCGCCGGGTGATCGCCTCCACCCCGCCCGCCCCGATCGACCCGAAGCCCACCACCGCGGCCTGA
- a CDS encoding LCP family protein, whose amino-acid sequence MPHQRQPARPSAPVRRRGPGPRRWGRWAAGALSFAVLATSCGGWAVLNGVGSSLGRVDAIGGGRDRPADDGASTFLVVGTDERAGIPESTLKDVLHAGGESCHCTDTMMIVQLSADRGRATVVSVPRDSYVDIPAHRDPATGKQVAAAKGKINAAYGMGGAPLAVRTVEQNTGLRIDHYVEVNFLAFVSTVDALGGVEVCTPKPLKDDYAGLDLPAGTSRLDGAGALRYVRARHVDGSSDLGRMHRQQKFLAQLLHRASAGDTLLDPARLTGVLDTVLSSVKVDKGLGNAELLEFASRLKDLSASDADFATVPLAEVDHQVAGWGSTVLWDEKGAAALFEAVRAGRPLTGAAAAAPSAAPSTVPSAAPVAGTIPPVEVRVQVLNGAGVQGLGFRVDAELRRAGFATTGLPSNAPGGGTSATRTVIRYDPRWDESVKTLAAALPDAELEAVPGLGATFQVVAGSEYRGPADGGGSPGPSAPVAPVAAAATAGPPAKAAATAVAGAESGSEISCPS is encoded by the coding sequence ATGCCCCACCAGCGCCAGCCCGCACGCCCGTCCGCACCGGTCCGACGGCGGGGGCCGGGCCCCCGGCGCTGGGGCCGCTGGGCGGCGGGCGCCCTGTCCTTCGCGGTCCTGGCCACCTCGTGCGGCGGGTGGGCGGTGCTGAACGGCGTCGGCTCCTCGCTCGGCCGGGTGGACGCGATCGGCGGCGGCCGGGACCGCCCGGCCGACGACGGCGCCTCGACCTTCCTGGTGGTGGGCACCGACGAGCGCGCGGGCATCCCGGAGTCCACCCTGAAGGACGTGCTGCACGCGGGCGGCGAGTCCTGCCACTGCACCGACACGATGATGATCGTGCAGCTCTCCGCGGACCGCGGCCGGGCCACCGTGGTGTCCGTCCCGCGCGACTCCTACGTGGACATCCCCGCCCACCGGGACCCCGCCACCGGGAAACAGGTGGCCGCCGCCAAGGGCAAGATCAACGCGGCGTACGGGATGGGCGGGGCGCCGCTGGCGGTGCGCACCGTCGAGCAGAACACCGGGCTGCGGATCGACCACTACGTCGAGGTGAACTTCCTCGCCTTCGTCTCCACCGTGGACGCGCTGGGCGGCGTCGAGGTGTGCACCCCCAAGCCGTTGAAGGACGACTACGCGGGGCTGGACCTGCCGGCCGGCACCAGCCGGCTGGACGGCGCGGGGGCGCTGCGCTACGTCCGGGCCCGGCACGTGGACGGCTCCTCCGACCTGGGGCGGATGCACCGTCAGCAGAAGTTCCTGGCGCAGCTGCTGCACCGGGCGTCCGCCGGGGACACCCTGCTCGACCCGGCGCGGCTGACCGGGGTGCTGGACACCGTGCTGAGCTCGGTCAAGGTCGACAAGGGGCTGGGCAACGCCGAACTGCTGGAGTTCGCGAGCCGGTTGAAGGACCTGTCGGCCAGCGACGCGGACTTCGCCACGGTGCCGCTGGCCGAGGTCGACCACCAGGTCGCGGGGTGGGGGTCCACCGTGCTGTGGGACGAGAAGGGCGCGGCGGCGCTGTTCGAGGCCGTCCGGGCCGGGCGGCCGCTCACCGGCGCGGCGGCGGCCGCCCCGAGCGCCGCGCCGAGCACCGTTCCGAGCGCCGCGCCCGTTGCCGGAACGATTCCTCCGGTCGAGGTGCGGGTGCAGGTGCTCAACGGCGCGGGCGTCCAGGGCCTGGGCTTCCGGGTCGACGCGGAGCTGCGCCGGGCCGGGTTCGCCACCACCGGCCTGCCCTCCAACGCGCCCGGCGGCGGGACGTCGGCCACCCGGACGGTGATCCGCTACGACCCGCGCTGGGACGAGTCGGTGAAGACCCTGGCCGCGGCCCTGCCGGACGCCGAGCTCGAGGCCGTGCCCGGCCTGGGGGCGACCTTCCAGGTGGTCGCGGGCAGCGAGTACCGCGGGCCCGCGGACGGGGGCGGTTCCCCGGGGCCCTCGGCGCCGGTCGCCCCGGTGGCGGCCGCCGCGACGGCGGGGCCCCCGGCGAAGGCCGCCGCGACGGCGGTGGCGGGGGCGGAGAGCGGGAGCGAGATCAGCTGTCCGTCCTGA
- a CDS encoding PH domain-containing protein, whose protein sequence is MRLRPEPGGELLVLPVDGDPRAKGLWLLKPRSAAAHYDEATGWQPHRSHAEERAATRPTAPAQAAALLDRTVEPVDGLLYQGPDGGLRPVVVFRSPVPPHAWTALRVAEHATGPRLRRKARGLAAEELVVPAAAARLLEQDLAEPPGPAAPALVQGLPAALRIAVPPVTTVLLAAVMTWLTEDGGVSDLLHRLFFGLPILLGTVSAFGWQLAVDRDGVTVVRALTRTRLPWSRVTAAAVHGGRFTVQGTDGAQHGFVALPSRLLGRGPALQRAARIVTAAAARPERRPAEALPPGTVGATLLLNRLCVAGYLLWILAADLLSRT, encoded by the coding sequence GTGCGCCTGCGCCCCGAACCCGGCGGCGAACTGCTCGTCCTGCCCGTGGACGGCGACCCCCGCGCGAAGGGGCTGTGGCTGCTGAAGCCGCGCAGCGCCGCCGCCCACTACGACGAGGCCACCGGCTGGCAGCCGCACCGCAGCCACGCCGAGGAGCGGGCGGCCACCCGGCCGACCGCCCCGGCCCAGGCCGCCGCCCTGCTCGACCGCACCGTCGAACCGGTCGACGGCCTGCTCTACCAGGGCCCGGACGGCGGCCTGCGCCCCGTGGTGGTGTTCCGCTCCCCGGTTCCCCCGCACGCCTGGACGGCCCTGCGGGTCGCCGAGCACGCCACCGGGCCCCGCCTGCGCCGCAAGGCCCGCGGCCTCGCGGCCGAGGAGCTGGTGGTGCCCGCGGCGGCGGCCCGCCTGCTCGAACAGGACCTCGCCGAACCGCCCGGCCCCGCCGCCCCCGCCCTGGTCCAGGGACTGCCGGCCGCCCTGCGGATCGCCGTCCCGCCGGTCACGACCGTCCTGCTCGCCGCCGTCATGACCTGGCTGACCGAGGACGGCGGAGTCTCGGACCTGCTCCACCGCCTGTTCTTCGGCCTGCCCATCCTGCTGGGCACCGTCAGCGCCTTCGGCTGGCAGCTCGCCGTCGACCGCGACGGCGTCACCGTCGTGCGGGCCCTGACCCGCACCCGCCTCCCCTGGAGCCGGGTCACCGCCGCCGCCGTCCACGGCGGCCGGTTCACCGTGCAGGGCACCGACGGCGCCCAGCACGGCTTCGTCGCCCTCCCCTCCCGGCTGCTCGGCCGCGGCCCGGCCCTCCAGCGGGCCGCCCGCATCGTCACCGCCGCCGCGGCCCGCCCCGAACGGCGCCCCGCCGAGGCCCTCCCGCCCGGCACCGTCGGCGCCACCCTGCTCCTCAACCGCCTCTGCGTGGCCGGCTACCTGCTCTGGATCCTGGCGGCCGATCTCCTGAGCCGCACTTGA
- a CDS encoding ABC transporter permease: MLLKTSLRSFFAHKWRLLLSLLAVVLSVAFVAGTLVFYNTATSTFDKLFASTASDLSVSKAKDEIADNGPGPVPGIPVDTQRRLAAEPGVKAAIGQVMTADATLVDPATNKVIGPTSGAPTLTGNWTDTPRNSVEITSGHAPQGADQLVLDADTAQKAHLGLGSRVRIITGADHDFTVAGIATFRTTNPGAALAFLDTPTAQRILLGTEAYTSVEVFGDGTRTDEQLKAAALADLGTGFQARTAAEQQKENSDGIGSFLDFMKYAMLGFAVLAAGVGGFLIVNTFSMLVTQRTREIGLLRAVGGSRSQVNRSVLTEGLILGVLGSTLGIGAGLGLALGLIRLMKAAGMNLDASLEITWTVPAVSYAVGVLVTLFAALVPARRASRITPMAALLDHAAPVEPGANRLRAVLGALATAVGAAALVLAASSGGSTGGLLIGLGVLTTLVGAVVLGPLLVSGLLRLLGGALPALFGPAGRLAQRNVMRNPRRTGSTAAALMIGLAVVIGASVVTSSMVSSMTDQIDGSVGADYVVDGGRSTIGQAAVDAARRTPGLDHLTEEKHVGARFTLPDGARVLDRVTAAEPGYLRDFRLPIASGSAEAAFAGDGLAIGQDFADEHHLKVGDPIAVAYGTEAGAAGQTLRVAAVVKSGNQLFDGQFLTSIDTVGKVLDVKAVPDSVLFAGAAPGTDRATVLADLQKSLADHPQLTVQDKAGYKTMIKDQVNQLLAMVYGLLGLTIVVAVLGVVNTLALSVVERTREIGLLRAIGLSRRQLRRVVRLESVVIALFGAVLGSALGLSWGVTARSVLADNGLTILTVPTGTVVAVLVGSVVIGLVAALVPAFRAARMNVLAAIASD; this comes from the coding sequence ATGCTGCTCAAGACCTCGCTGCGGAGCTTCTTCGCCCACAAGTGGCGCCTGCTGCTCTCCCTGCTCGCCGTGGTGCTCTCGGTCGCCTTCGTGGCCGGCACCCTGGTCTTCTACAACACCGCCACCAGCACCTTCGACAAGCTGTTCGCCTCCACCGCCTCCGACCTCTCGGTCTCCAAGGCCAAGGACGAGATCGCCGACAACGGCCCCGGCCCGGTGCCCGGCATCCCCGTCGACACCCAGCGCAGGCTCGCCGCCGAGCCCGGCGTCAAGGCCGCGATCGGCCAGGTCATGACCGCCGACGCGACCCTGGTCGACCCCGCCACCAACAAGGTGATCGGCCCGACCTCCGGCGCCCCCACCCTCACCGGCAACTGGACCGACACCCCGCGCAACTCCGTCGAGATCACCTCCGGCCACGCCCCGCAGGGCGCGGACCAGCTGGTGCTGGACGCCGACACCGCGCAGAAGGCCCACCTCGGCCTCGGCTCCCGGGTGCGGATCATCACCGGCGCCGACCACGACTTCACCGTCGCCGGCATCGCCACCTTCCGCACCACCAACCCCGGCGCCGCCCTCGCCTTCCTGGACACCCCCACCGCCCAGCGGATCCTGCTCGGCACCGAGGCCTACACCTCCGTCGAGGTGTTCGGCGACGGCACCCGCACCGACGAGCAGCTCAAGGCCGCCGCGCTGGCCGACCTCGGCACCGGCTTCCAGGCCAGGACCGCCGCCGAGCAGCAGAAGGAGAACTCCGACGGCATCGGCTCCTTCCTGGACTTCATGAAGTACGCGATGCTCGGCTTCGCCGTCCTCGCGGCCGGCGTCGGCGGCTTCCTGATCGTCAACACCTTCTCCATGCTGGTCACCCAGCGCACCCGGGAGATCGGCCTGCTGCGCGCCGTCGGCGGCAGCCGCTCCCAGGTCAACCGCTCGGTGCTGACCGAGGGCCTGATCCTCGGCGTGCTCGGCTCCACCCTGGGCATCGGCGCCGGCCTCGGCCTCGCGCTCGGCCTGATCCGGCTGATGAAGGCCGCCGGGATGAACCTGGACGCCTCGCTGGAGATCACCTGGACGGTGCCGGCGGTGTCGTACGCGGTCGGCGTGCTGGTGACGCTGTTCGCCGCGCTCGTCCCGGCCCGCCGCGCCTCCCGGATCACCCCGATGGCCGCGCTGCTCGACCACGCCGCCCCCGTCGAGCCGGGCGCCAACCGGCTGCGCGCCGTGCTCGGCGCGCTGGCCACCGCCGTCGGCGCGGCCGCCCTGGTGCTGGCCGCCTCCTCCGGCGGCTCCACCGGCGGCCTGCTGATCGGCCTCGGCGTGCTCACCACCCTGGTCGGCGCCGTGGTGCTCGGCCCGCTGCTGGTCTCCGGCCTGCTCCGGCTGCTCGGCGGCGCGCTGCCCGCCCTGTTCGGCCCGGCCGGCCGCCTCGCCCAGCGCAACGTCATGCGCAACCCGCGCCGCACCGGCTCCACCGCCGCCGCCCTGATGATCGGCCTGGCCGTGGTGATCGGCGCCTCCGTGGTCACCTCCTCGATGGTCTCCTCGATGACCGACCAGATCGACGGCTCGGTCGGCGCCGACTACGTGGTCGACGGCGGCCGGAGCACCATCGGCCAGGCCGCGGTCGACGCCGCCCGGCGCACCCCGGGCCTGGACCACCTCACCGAGGAGAAGCACGTCGGCGCCCGGTTCACCCTCCCCGACGGCGCCCGGGTCCTCGACCGGGTCACCGCCGCCGAGCCGGGCTACCTGCGCGACTTCCGCCTCCCGATCGCCTCCGGCAGCGCCGAGGCCGCGTTCGCCGGGGACGGCCTGGCCATCGGCCAGGACTTCGCCGACGAGCACCACCTCAAGGTCGGCGACCCGATCGCCGTCGCCTACGGCACCGAGGCCGGCGCCGCCGGCCAGACCCTGCGGGTCGCCGCGGTCGTCAAGAGCGGCAACCAGCTGTTCGACGGCCAGTTCCTCACCTCGATCGACACCGTCGGCAAGGTCCTCGACGTGAAGGCCGTCCCGGACTCCGTGCTGTTCGCCGGTGCCGCGCCCGGCACCGACCGGGCCACCGTCCTCGCCGACCTGCAGAAGTCGCTGGCTGACCACCCGCAGCTGACCGTCCAGGACAAGGCCGGCTACAAGACGATGATCAAGGACCAGGTCAACCAGCTGCTCGCCATGGTCTACGGCCTGCTCGGCCTGACGATCGTGGTCGCCGTCCTCGGCGTGGTCAACACCCTGGCCCTGTCGGTCGTCGAACGCACCCGCGAGATCGGCCTGCTGCGCGCCATCGGCCTCTCCCGCCGCCAACTGCGCCGGGTGGTCCGGCTGGAGTCCGTGGTCATCGCGCTGTTCGGCGCCGTCCTCGGCAGCGCGCTCGGCCTCTCCTGGGGCGTCACCGCCCGCTCGGTGCTGGCCGACAACGGCCTGACCATCCTCACCGTCCCGACCGGCACCGTGGTCGCCGTCCTGGTCGGATCGGTGGTCATCGGCCTGGTCGCCGCCCTCGTCCCGGCCTTCCGCGCCGCCCGGATGAACGTGCTGGCCGCCATCGCCTCCGACTGA